The genomic stretch GAGAACGTTTACAAAAAGAAACATATTCCAGGATGTTCTCTAGTATCATACGAGACTCTGGTCTCCGGTCAGAATATTGTCTGAGGCAGGACAAAATAGGACGTAATCCCTAACAGTGTTAGAATCTCGTGCAATACAGAACATTTTTCACTAGTTTCcggtaaaaaggaagaaacgtgtAAGGGCGTAGCCTCTTCTGATCTCGCTGTGCAATAGAACGAACAAAAGGTTACGTATTATTAAATCGGAACTTCATCGAAATTACAATTATCAATCCAAACGaaactattatatactattgttttATCGTATACTTGAGAGAGAAATAAAACGAATGGCAGTTGCGACTAGAAGAAGAGTAGAAAACAGGCGAACAACATGGCGGATTCTACAGCCGTTCGATAAAGTAGAGATCAATAAGTCGTGCAGCCCTCCTGGGGCTCTGTAAAAAGCTCTAAAAGCGATTCTATGGAGTGGAGAGAAACGGTAAGGCGATTTTGAAACCTGTAGGTGTCCTTAGAAAAACGGAAACCCTCTCGTGGAGCCTCTACTTCCGCTACAATCGAATAGAACTCTACAAAAATAGTGTAAATTTTTCAACACACGGGACCGTATACGAACAAGTACGTCTTCGATCCACatataaaaagtagaaaaagtaaTATAGCGGTCATGGCGGCGTAAAGCAAGGTTTGAAGCGCGAACCGGTTCTCTCTCGCTGAAAAGACTGGACTGAACATATTAACACGCCTAATTTCACCTTTCGCACAATTTCCATGAATAAACTATCAGTTCCTTCGTTTTCATCTCAAGAAATCCCACTGAAGCAAAGCGATATCGAAAAAGAGGAGTGTTATTGCCACATATTGTTTGAGGAAGTTCTTATTCGCTATTTAAAGTAGAGTGCAAAGAGTGAAAATGTGAGGATTACGAGATTATAGACAAAAGAAAGTATATAAAGAAGATAACTTCCTCTGCTTCTTCGCATCGCTAATCCATTCGAGCTTCACGCTTGCATGACATAAGCGTAAAGAGACAGTACTCGTCTTAACAATGTCTTAGGCTAAACCGTCCGTGTTTAACTTGTCTAAACCCTGTGTGTGACTTTTTCCATGGTTCTCTGTTATCATGGTTTCGATAAATAGGCTATCACCGAGGAGATTGTGCGCGTTGACGCTGCTCTTTCATCATCGATTCCAAATACACGTTAACCGAACTAGACTTAAGGAATCTCCGATAGCCTCCACCATATTTATAACACCTTTCCTTTACTCTCATGTGTGTAGTACAAGTATCAATTTGGAAGAATATCTCTCTTCTTCATGTCTTCCTTCTTGGTCTATCTCCTATATAATATCCTGCGTCATTCTGCCGGGATTATCTTATCTTATGGTGTTCCTTCCCGTCCAGGTTCAGCTTAGAAGCGCAATTTGCTAGGTCGATCGACGACGGGTTCCCGTTTTATCCAGTTCATGATTCTGCGGAGCTCATTTCACTTATTCTTCTCAGAGAATCTGAGTTTTGAACGACATGATTACGGAATTCTGTAATGATGAGGGGTTCGCTACAAACATATTCATCTAGCTGAAGCAGGTTGGCGACGTTACTTTCTGATGCTAGTTGTTGCTTGGAACCTGGGTAGACATAGACCAAATTTCGTCTCGATTCCAGTGAAGATCGGCAAGGCAATCTGGTAGCCTCCTATGTGATCCGGATTCGTCGATCGAATTTCGTCTGCCATCCCCGTTGCAGGCACCTTTTGCTCCGATCCTGTAGGTCGACTGAAaacattattttacattatattaagaaaagatatattaatcCACGTTATGGATGATGATGAATTTCTGGTTAGTTTCTGCTTCGATTCGCGGAAAGTTGAAGCTATCAAACTGGTTACACGAACAGAAACAGAATTTTGAATTCAGGAAGACGTACTTATCCAAAAAATAAGGAACTCcaaatgattttttaattcgCATGCACATTAATCAcagaaaatttaaacaaaatggATAAACGGTTAttgaaagtaaataaaaattaatggacACGGGAAGAAGCGTATCGATacgcaaataaaataaaagtataatcaTAAATGCACTTACGATCCTCCAAAATCAACTACGAAGAGCCTCTGCAAAAGCTCGTAGGTGAAAAGAGTAACGCCAAACTGAGGGGATGATCTGAAGACTCGTGCTGTAAAATGAAAGGATAAATTGAATACGATCGCTTGCTTCGTGTTACATTTTCACACACTGGTTCATACTCTTTGTCTGAATAAAGATTTGAATCCCAAATATGAACATGAATGTTATGACCTTTTATGAATGGACACATCTTCAGATTCAACATTCAATATACTCGAAAAATTTCCTTCCTAGGACTAAATTGACAACGTGATTAGTTTCATAAATCAACAGATAGTGgataagaatgaaataaaaaattacgttacATGAGGATAAACCGTGAGAATGCAATGCTTTTTGATGACCACTCTGCATACAAAACAATGAACCTAGTAAAAGATAAGTTAAGACAAGAAAGTGGCTAAACAAAAGTAACAAGAAAGTGGTGGTTGGCTGGGAAATTGAAAAAAGTCACGATAACTGACAggcagagagaaaaagaagtacTCACTTAGAAGTAAGACGCCAGGTCATATTGGGGAAAAAGAATAGTCGAATGATGCAGCAGGGCCGACGCCCGCGCATGCAATCGACCAAATAAAAGATGTATTACTAACTTTCTCAATGTAGAACTTAAAATAAATGTCATGTCCCGCTATTGCTACGAATTTTCTCCCGACCCTAATGTAACTTCAAAGTAGAACTTGATACCTGTGGCTCCTTTCCAGAACGCTCTCGGACCTTCCTCCTTGTAAATTTTCTTTGCACAATCTAGTACTCCACTGTACGTTGTCTGACCTCGTCTAGCCACAACCTAAagatcaaattaatattataatcttttttcttctctctttctttcaagAATAAAAGAGtaagaaatgtttaatatagaaaatatacttGTAATCTGGTCTTTATCACGTCTGCAGGAGTGACCAGCGCTGCTGCAGGAACACCAGCAATCGCACCAGATACTAGTAGCGACAGAGGAGTATTGTAACCTCCTTCATCGGCTAATCGTGCCTTTGTATGGGCGTACGACGGGAAGTAAATTGCGCTAAAGGGGATATCCCTTAAGAAACAAGCTTTTGCACCCTGAAATATTAAGAGTTTCTCCAATTTTCTCGTCATATGAAATAATCGCTCCAATTGGATTATACTTATCGTATACCCACTTTATACAAGCCGAAGAGGCCTAACTCTTTGACGACAGTCCAAGCTCTAACTTTAGTTCCTCCTGCTATCTCACCAGCCACCTGTAACCGGATCTTGACAATTTCCAAAGGATTCGTAAATATTACTTGAGATCCTCCAGCCTAGAGAACAAACAAAAATTCTCGATAAACTAGAATCATGGGGATTTATCGTCTACCGTAAGAGTGAAAGGTCAAGGGATGTTCATGGATCACTTACACAAGCCCCGGCTATAATTTCCCCGAAAAGGGGCAAATTGCTGTTTTTATCCATGAACTTATCTCTGACGAAATCGTTGACGGTCAACTTGATGGCCTTTTCTGGCGCTACGCCCATTAGCTGTGGTACCAAACCTCGATAAAGGCCGAAAAAGCCCTCGTGCCGGATCACCTGTCAAACGCAGGATACCAACTTCATAATTAACAATGTAGGCAGTGTATCGTGGCGAGACTTTTCGATTCCAACCTTTTGCAGGCAGTCAAAGCTGTTTCGGTACATCAGCTCCCCAACCAATGAGCCGGTCCTCTGGTTCTGCATCCTCGTCTTCACCAAATCGATAGGGTAGACGGCTGTAGCGCCGAcagctaaagaaaatattctccATCTAGTCTTTTTTACTTGCAATACTACCATTGCTTAATTCCACTCCTGATAGAGTTGACGTTCCAAGTTTAAAAAAGCAATTTCCCAAATACTTCGTATTCATTAGCAAAATATTAGGGGAACTAGTAAATCTGGTATCCCAAAAACCTCCGTGGCTGGAAGAAAAGTAACAAATGGTGGGAACTGGCGGACTTACCTCCTCCTATGGATCCCAAAACAAAGCGATATCCGCTCTCGAGTATCTGCACTACCACGCCGCGGTCTTCAGGACTCTGAAACAAGAACACTGACTATTGAACAACGAAACTAACGTGATTTCGGTAACATAGATTGTTCTCAACGGTAATTCTGGTGTCAGCTGATTGGCTTGAGTATTCTTCTGCCACCACACTTACCGACACCGCTTTGATTTCAGCTAAGCGTTTCGTGATTTGCTTGAAATACTGCTCAGGAGTAATAGCCACGAGATCACTGTACATTATTTTCCTGAAATTCGAGAAAATGCGTGCTCAATATGTAGATCCGTAGCCATGGCGAAGATAAAGCAGTTTAAGAAAACAAAAACTTGGGGGAAAGGATGAAAGAGATCGTTTCCaatttaaagattaaaaaaagaaaagaaatataaaagaacaagGTATTTCTAGGATGGTCGTTATAGTAAGGACGTCGATGGCACTGCTTCGAGCGATACTAAAAATGAAGATCCTGTCAATACAAGAGAGTTCCTTAAACATATCCTTAAGTCTGTCATAGCATCGGATAAAATGGAATATCGTTAGTGCCCACGATGTGCAAACGTTTACAAATACCATCATCCTAAGATAAATGCTAAAGAAAGTAGGTGAAGACAATGTGTATATTATCGATTTATGTACATACAAATACATTGGCAAAAGAAATGGGAATTGTCACTCTAAGAAACCAAACCTGGAATTTAGAAAAGAACGTGCATTAGAAATTTAGCTAAAAATGGTGGAAATCTTCaactaatttttctaaattcattGTTTCCGTATCATAGAGGAATTCCCGTTACTTTCGCGCGAGGCCAGCGTTTATGCGTTAGAACGAATTTATAGCACGTGATTATTCTTGTAATACAAAGACGCACCCAAGCCGCGAATCTGCCTCGTCATCTTCCGTAGATCTGATCCAGGCAGCGTAAACACGTAAACAAATGTATTCAATCATGGGAACTTTAATTGGCGTTCACAAAAGATCGGAAATTATTATGTGGAAAGCTTTTAGTTTCTTATTTGGTAGGCATAGAAGGCGGTTTTTAGAAATGATTGTTTCAGCAGGGATAATCTCCATCCTTCCTTTGCCAAGAGACACTCGACATTTTTTGGATGATGACGATGTTTGCTTGCTGGTGCAACGATAGCATcttaattctataataattcACATATTGCTTCTCGTTGACCAGGCCAGCGTGGAAAATCGTAATCGCACGTTTTACTCGTTCCACGTGACCTTTCTATGATCTATCGATGCCAAGGAGGATGGCTCGCTCTCAGGATTGGAGATACTCACCCAGTTTGATGTAGCAGGTCGCATAGTTGAAAAAGAATATCCACCTCCAGTGGCGTGATCTGCGACATCATTTGTGCGGAATAAAGGAACCTCTCTGAAACAATTGACCATTTTTGTTACATTCCTTTTATTTTCCCATATTTACTAGGGATAAGAAGTAAATACCTTTAGTAACTTCTTCGAATCTATGGCCGTTCGTCGCGTTAAGGTAAATACGTTTAATAAGTTCCATATTGTGCAAGAGGGAATTGAACGCCATGAAATATGGGAAGCTGACTTTCCGTCCGCCCTGCCCGGTGCTGGCCGCCTATAATTATCGTAAATCAATTAACCATTCCTTTATACATCGATAAAGGAACACTCTAGATCGATTACTCACGGCAACTAAGTTATCCCTCACATCCTTAGTCAGCAAATGACTTTTGATACTCAGCATGATATCCTGAAAGTCTAGCGCTGAAATAAAACCCTGACCATCCTTGTCGAATTTCTTAAATGCCTCCACCGCGTATTCTTCGTGAAAATCCTAAAAATAGAATATCTTAACGCTTCAGAAACTGAAAGTTTCCCTATCAAGAACTTACGTGCAAGAATTGACTGAACTCCGCGTAGCTGATCAGTCGCTGCTTATCCTTTCCGAAATAAAGTTTAATGAAACTGCTGTCCATGTTGAAAGGCATCCGCCGATGGAGTTCAGTTTTCTTCATCACCTCAGCGAACTCATCTGCAAAGCAAATACAAGTTAGAAACTCGTTGTTAATTAATCGAGAATTTAGAAGGAGATTCTACGTACCAAATGCAACCATTCCATTTCCATTAGTATCGAACAGCTGGAAGGCTGTCTTGTACAGGGCATCTGGCACACAAAGAAGCCCTTCGAACGCTTGGAATTCAGCAAACGATATGAGCCTGTAGAAAAAGATACATTTTTATGTTTAGGATTTCATTTAGGaaatatcttataaaatttaatttttcatgaaCATAGAAAAGGATAAAGATTTAATACAAACCCATCTTTACTAGTATCGACGATACCAGCGAGCAGATTAACGGAGTCAGGATTGTAATCTGAATTGGTATAGAGTCCAAGGTAACTCCGGACAAAGTCAGACGGGGTCATGAACCACTCGCCATTCTTCTCTTGTGAAGCGTACTACAATTTtcgtttactttttattttcattcgatatAACATAATCATTGGGTGTAATGGTGATATAATCATTGAACCTTAATTATTATAAGagaaccaataaaaatttacctgattaaatatttcatggaGGCGTTCAGTATTTGCACGCTTTAAATATCCGGAACCCTAgaaattacatataaaattaataatctttTGAAAGAGGAGAATAATTTGAGACAAAAAATTGCCTTAAGATTAACTAACGATAGAATTGAAGTGTTCCACGAGTGACGTCGACTATCGACATTATCAATTCGAAGGTAGGAAGAATGACAGCGAATCTTGAGACATTACGTCAGAAGTTCAGAATTCAGCAATAATCGCTGGTGATTACAAACTTTACGAGCTTGATTATGGCTTGTACACGCTAGCACGCTAGCACATTAACAAACAACATAATGGCACTATCTCAAAGTGAAGGCAAATAACATCTATGAACCATGGGTTATCAGCGACAGAATTTACCGTCGCATAATACAAAAAGCATTTGCATTAAGTTGCACGTACAATTACGTAAATCGCagatagtatacatatataataatgaatCAAAAACACAGAATGTACTGCGATTTATGAAATCCCACATATAAAACCAAGACGAACCAGTGGCGCTACCATAGcataacaaaatataaacacAGCTGGCTCCATTAATAATATAACCAACGTTACATTAATGTACGTTTGACATTACAACAGCCATTCAATCGTATAGTTCAAAGTTCAAAGGTGAGATTGAACTTAAAAACGCCAGTCTAAAAAGGGATCACGATGTCGGTTGGCTCTGTCATTTAATAATTCTATCGAGTAGCACATGATGTGGTACTTACGCCACCGTAAGTAAACGGTTGTTAGCCAtcgtaagtaagtaagtaaacGGTGCTCGAAAATCCGAAAAACAAAGAAGGAACGCACAAAGTGTGTAAAGCGAATTTCCGACAGCGAATCATGGACTGAACAGGAAATTGAATTTACACAGATTTTTACGTTTGCATACTCTACCGAATAACAACCTTGAGACAGAAACTACACGTGCTCGTACATCCAATTATCAGAGAGTTCCGCTACTAATTGCGATACTCGCTCTTCTATCAAATAACTAACCTACGTACCGTAACTTCTATTTATGAAAGttcgaaagaaaaaacaaacatGATATAACCAGAGATAAGCGCGTTAAGACGATCAAATCTTTCTGACATTAATGTATGCAAAGGCGTGTCACGTACTGGTCGCGTGAGTAGCAGGCTGCCTCTATTATATTCGCTTTTTCACGGTCGCGCCACGTTCGAGAACTTGACGCAGAAAATAATGCAATGATATGACCCAGTCAGCCAGTGCGCCAGCGTTGTGAAGACAATTCTGTCGTTCTATCAAGGAAATATGAATGGTTCCCAAAAATAATCCACCCATCCGTCAAATACAATATTTAGCAGATTATTTATTCGGTGAACGTTCTTGGTCAATTTTGCAAAACAGATAACACAGAGGTCGAAAGGTCGCATATTCATCATGTATGAGGAAGATaatatacgatacgatacgtGTCCATTGTGATCTATAAGGTAACAGAAGATGAAGACAAGAAAAGCTGAAGGATCTGGCGTCTCTTTCGGCACTTCCACGTGAACATAACACCAGAGAAGACACACCTGCATTCCCCACATTATATATCTCTggattcttctttctttgatTCCGTAAGTAAAAAGGACTCCAATAAAAGTGAGACAGCCGCGTACAATATCTCTTCACGGCAACGGCGTTAACTGTTCTTTGAAATCAGCATGCTGGCGTTGAAAATGGCACAAAAAATGATCAGCAGGTGCTTCTGAGGAATAGTATGTGTGTAACGCATATGTGCGTTGCGATGAGAGGATGGCAATGATTGAAAAGTGCGTGCTTCGCGCGCGGAAGTCACGATGAGACTGATTCAGCCTTGCTGTACGAAAAGAGAACGTTGCTACGACTCCCTCCACCGTGGCTATCTCAAAGACCATTGCCTTTTTCTTCGGGTTTCAGCGATAGCGTGTTACCTCTTCGCCTCCCCTAACTTCTTCGGCAAATAACATTCTTAAAGGATCCTAGAAATCCATGTAAATTGTACAATTGTTTACAGAGTCAGATATCGAAGCGTGAGATATTTTTAACTGAATGATTTCCTACTTGTTCAAATACCGTGGAAACGTTTTGGACGTTGAAGACGATCGCAAGTGGGTCGAAGCCATTACTGGCATCTTAACTTACATGGAAGCTTCCTGGCTTTTTTATACTGTCTACATGTCCTCAATCTCATTCCAACTCTTTTTTGCTTCCTCCAACTGCACGCGTCCATTTCTCATCTCTTCTCCTGacgcttctttttattttctcttcgtGTAGTCCCCATATATCAGCAAGAATTCCCGTTTCTTCTGCTCCTAATTTCTCTGCTATCTTTTTTTCTCGcaatttcctttgtttctttgAATGGAAAGCAGATCTGTTAAACGCCACTAGTTATCTCGATCATTGTCAAGAGCAGGTATTTTTGTGTACTCACGAGCGCGTGCCTTGGCTAACCAGCGGATCAGTTGCTTCCATTTTGCAACGCCACGTGTTACATAATCCCGTAAACTGGTTCCCAACGCAGATGCACGTGTCGTTTATCGACGTACGTTAATGAAACCATTAATTAACTATTTTTTCACactcttataacgtatatcagaTACCTAAGATAAACGCCAAATGAACatctaaataatatatacagcACATA from Bombus terrestris chromosome 16, iyBomTerr1.2, whole genome shotgun sequence encodes the following:
- the LOC100643914 gene encoding calcium-binding mitochondrial carrier protein Aralar1 isoform X2 codes for the protein MYQKNNGVYEEGSGYLKRANTERLHEIFNQYASQEKNGEWFMTPSDFVRSYLGLYTNSDYNPDSVNLLAGIVDTSKDGLISFAEFQAFEGLLCVPDALYKTAFQLFDTNGNGMVAFDEFAEVMKKTELHRRMPFNMDSSFIKLYFGKDKQRLISYAEFSQFLHDFHEEYAVEAFKKFDKDGQGFISALDFQDIMLSIKSHLLTKDVRDNLVAAASTGQGGRKVSFPYFMAFNSLLHNMELIKRIYLNATNGHRFEEVTKERFLYSAQMMSQITPLEVDILFQLCDLLHQTGSTEDDEADSRLGKIMYSDLVAITPEQYFKQITKRLAEIKAVSSPEDRGVVVQILESGYRFVLGSIGGAVGATAVYPIDLVKTRMQNQRTGSLVGELMYRNSFDCLQKVIRHEGFFGLYRGLVPQLMGVAPEKAIKLTVNDFVRDKFMDKNSNLPLFGEIIAGACAGGSQVIFTNPLEIVKIRLQVAGEIAGGTKVRAWTVVKELGLFGLYKGAKACFLRDIPFSAIYFPSYAHTKARLADEGGYNTPLSLLVSGAIAGVPAAALVTPADVIKTRLQVVARRGQTTYSGVLDCAKKIYKEEGPRAFWKGATGPGVLLLTRVFRSSPQFGVTLFTYELLQRLFVVDFGGSRPTGSEQKVPATGMADEIRSTNPDHIGGYQIALPIFTGIETKFGLCLPRFQATTSIRKIP
- the LOC100643914 gene encoding calcium-binding mitochondrial carrier protein Aralar1 isoform X1: MLMDSLLVRASCQEGSGYLKRANTERLHEIFNQYASQEKNGEWFMTPSDFVRSYLGLYTNSDYNPDSVNLLAGIVDTSKDGLISFAEFQAFEGLLCVPDALYKTAFQLFDTNGNGMVAFDEFAEVMKKTELHRRMPFNMDSSFIKLYFGKDKQRLISYAEFSQFLHDFHEEYAVEAFKKFDKDGQGFISALDFQDIMLSIKSHLLTKDVRDNLVAAASTGQGGRKVSFPYFMAFNSLLHNMELIKRIYLNATNGHRFEEVTKERFLYSAQMMSQITPLEVDILFQLCDLLHQTGSTEDDEADSRLGKIMYSDLVAITPEQYFKQITKRLAEIKAVSSPEDRGVVVQILESGYRFVLGSIGGAVGATAVYPIDLVKTRMQNQRTGSLVGELMYRNSFDCLQKVIRHEGFFGLYRGLVPQLMGVAPEKAIKLTVNDFVRDKFMDKNSNLPLFGEIIAGACAGGSQVIFTNPLEIVKIRLQVAGEIAGGTKVRAWTVVKELGLFGLYKGAKACFLRDIPFSAIYFPSYAHTKARLADEGGYNTPLSLLVSGAIAGVPAAALVTPADVIKTRLQVVARRGQTTYSGVLDCAKKIYKEEGPRAFWKGATGPGVLLLTRVFRSSPQFGVTLFTYELLQRLFVVDFGGSRPTGSEQKVPATGMADEIRSTNPDHIGGYQIALPIFTGIETKFGLCLPRFQATTSIRKIP
- the LOC100643914 gene encoding calcium-binding mitochondrial carrier protein Aralar1 isoform X6 codes for the protein MLMDSLLVRASCQEGSGYLKRANTERLHEIFNQYASQEKNGEWFMTPSDFVRSYLGLYTNSDYNPDSVNLLAGIVDTSKDGLISFAEFQAFEGLLCVPDALYKTAFQLFDTNGNGMVAFDEFAEVMKKTELHRRMPFNMDSSFIKLYFGKDKQRLISYAEFSQFLHDFHEEYAVEAFKKFDKDGQGFISALDFQDIMLSIKSHLLTKDVRDNLVAAASTGQGGRKVSFPYFMAFNSLLHNMELIKRIYLNATNGHRFEEVTKERFLYSAQMMSQITPLEVDILFQLCDLLHQTGKIMYSDLVAITPEQYFKQITKRLAEIKAVSSPEDRGVVVQILESGYRFVLGSIGGAVGATAVYPIDLVKTRMQNQRTGSLVGELMYRNSFDCLQKVIRHEGFFGLYRGLVPQLMGVAPEKAIKLTVNDFVRDKFMDKNSNLPLFGEIIAGACAGGSQVIFTNPLEIVKIRLQVAGEIAGGTKVRAWTVVKELGLFGLYKGAKACFLRDIPFSAIYFPSYAHTKARLADEGGYNTPLSLLVSGAIAGVPAAALVTPADVIKTRLQVVARRGQTTYSGVLDCAKKIYKEEGPRAFWKGATARVFRSSPQFGVTLFTYELLQRLFVVDFGGSRPTGSEQKVPATGMADEIRSTNPDHIGGYQIALPIFTGIETKFGLCLPRFQATTSIRKIP
- the LOC100643914 gene encoding calcium-binding mitochondrial carrier protein Aralar1 isoform X3; amino-acid sequence: MLMDSLLVRASCQEGSGYLKRANTERLHEIFNQYASQEKNGEWFMTPSDFVRSYLGLYTNSDYNPDSVNLLAGIVDTSKDGLISFAEFQAFEGLLCVPDALYKTAFQLFDTNGNGMVAFDEFAEVMKKTELHRRMPFNMDSSFIKLYFGKDKQRLISYAEFSQFLHDFHEEYAVEAFKKFDKDGQGFISALDFQDIMLSIKSHLLTKDVRDNLVAAASTGQGGRKVSFPYFMAFNSLLHNMELIKRIYLNATNGHRFEEVTKERFLYSAQMMSQITPLEVDILFQLCDLLHQTGSTEDDEADSRLGKIMYSDLVAITPEQYFKQITKRLAEIKAVSSPEDRGVVVQILESGYRFVLGSIGGAVGATAVYPIDLVKTRMQNQRTGSLVGELMYRNSFDCLQKVIRHEGFFGLYRGLVPQLMGVAPEKAIKLTVNDFVRDKFMDKNSNLPLFGEIIAGACAGGSQVIFTNPLEIVKIRLQVAGEIAGGTKVRAWTVVKELGLFGLYKGAKACFLRDIPFSAIYFPSYAHTKARLADEGGYNTPLSLLVSGAIAGVPAAALVTPADVIKTRLQVVARRGQTTYSGVLDCAKKIYKEEGPRAFWKGATARVFRSSPQFGVTLFTYELLQRLFVVDFGGSRPTGSEQKVPATGMADEIRSTNPDHIGGYQIALPIFTGIETKFGLCLPRFQATTSIRKIP
- the LOC100643914 gene encoding calcium-binding mitochondrial carrier protein Aralar1 isoform X4 — its product is MWGMQGSGYLKRANTERLHEIFNQYASQEKNGEWFMTPSDFVRSYLGLYTNSDYNPDSVNLLAGIVDTSKDGLISFAEFQAFEGLLCVPDALYKTAFQLFDTNGNGMVAFDEFAEVMKKTELHRRMPFNMDSSFIKLYFGKDKQRLISYAEFSQFLHDFHEEYAVEAFKKFDKDGQGFISALDFQDIMLSIKSHLLTKDVRDNLVAAASTGQGGRKVSFPYFMAFNSLLHNMELIKRIYLNATNGHRFEEVTKERFLYSAQMMSQITPLEVDILFQLCDLLHQTGSTEDDEADSRLGKIMYSDLVAITPEQYFKQITKRLAEIKAVSSPEDRGVVVQILESGYRFVLGSIGGAVGATAVYPIDLVKTRMQNQRTGSLVGELMYRNSFDCLQKVIRHEGFFGLYRGLVPQLMGVAPEKAIKLTVNDFVRDKFMDKNSNLPLFGEIIAGACAGGSQVIFTNPLEIVKIRLQVAGEIAGGTKVRAWTVVKELGLFGLYKGAKACFLRDIPFSAIYFPSYAHTKARLADEGGYNTPLSLLVSGAIAGVPAAALVTPADVIKTRLQVVARRGQTTYSGVLDCAKKIYKEEGPRAFWKGATGPGVLLLTRVFRSSPQFGVTLFTYELLQRLFVVDFGGSRPTGSEQKVPATGMADEIRSTNPDHIGGYQIALPIFTGIETKFGLCLPRFQATTSIRKIP
- the LOC100643914 gene encoding calcium-binding mitochondrial carrier protein Aralar1 isoform X7, with amino-acid sequence MTPSDFVRSYLGLYTNSDYNPDSVNLLAGIVDTSKDGLISFAEFQAFEGLLCVPDALYKTAFQLFDTNGNGMVAFDEFAEVMKKTELHRRMPFNMDSSFIKLYFGKDKQRLISYAEFSQFLHDFHEEYAVEAFKKFDKDGQGFISALDFQDIMLSIKSHLLTKDVRDNLVAAASTGQGGRKVSFPYFMAFNSLLHNMELIKRIYLNATNGHRFEEVTKERFLYSAQMMSQITPLEVDILFQLCDLLHQTGSTEDDEADSRLGKIMYSDLVAITPEQYFKQITKRLAEIKAVSSPEDRGVVVQILESGYRFVLGSIGGAVGATAVYPIDLVKTRMQNQRTGSLVGELMYRNSFDCLQKVIRHEGFFGLYRGLVPQLMGVAPEKAIKLTVNDFVRDKFMDKNSNLPLFGEIIAGACAGGSQVIFTNPLEIVKIRLQVAGEIAGGTKVRAWTVVKELGLFGLYKGAKACFLRDIPFSAIYFPSYAHTKARLADEGGYNTPLSLLVSGAIAGVPAAALVTPADVIKTRLQVVARRGQTTYSGVLDCAKKIYKEEGPRAFWKGATGPGVLLLTRVFRSSPQFGVTLFTYELLQRLFVVDFGGSRPTGSEQKVPATGMADEIRSTNPDHIGGYQIALPIFTGIETKFGLCLPRFQATTSIRKIP
- the LOC100643914 gene encoding calcium-binding mitochondrial carrier protein Aralar1 isoform X5 encodes the protein MLMDSLLVRASCQEGSGYLKRANTERLHEIFNQYASQEKNGEWFMTPSDFVRSYLGLYTNSDYNPDSVNLLAGIVDTSKDGLISFAEFQAFEGLLCVPDALYKTAFQLFDTNGNGMVAFDEFAEVMKKTELHRRMPFNMDSSFIKLYFGKDKQRLISYAEFSQFLHDFHEEYAVEAFKKFDKDGQGFISALDFQDIMLSIKSHLLTKDVRDNLVAAASTGQGGRKVSFPYFMAFNSLLHNMELIKRIYLNATNGHRFEEVTKERFLYSAQMMSQITPLEVDILFQLCDLLHQTGKIMYSDLVAITPEQYFKQITKRLAEIKAVSSPEDRGVVVQILESGYRFVLGSIGGAVGATAVYPIDLVKTRMQNQRTGSLVGELMYRNSFDCLQKVIRHEGFFGLYRGLVPQLMGVAPEKAIKLTVNDFVRDKFMDKNSNLPLFGEIIAGACAGGSQVIFTNPLEIVKIRLQVAGEIAGGTKVRAWTVVKELGLFGLYKGAKACFLRDIPFSAIYFPSYAHTKARLADEGGYNTPLSLLVSGAIAGVPAAALVTPADVIKTRLQVVARRGQTTYSGVLDCAKKIYKEEGPRAFWKGATGPGVLLLTRVFRSSPQFGVTLFTYELLQRLFVVDFGGSRPTGSEQKVPATGMADEIRSTNPDHIGGYQIALPIFTGIETKFGLCLPRFQATTSIRKIP